TCGTCGCCGCGCTGACGGAGTGACGATCGCCGGAATCGTCGTCCGTCAGTGCGTCAGCGCCAGTGGGCTCTACACGTCCGCGGTCGTGAGCGCGGCGAGGACTTCCTTGTAGAGGTACTTCGCGCCGGCCACGTTGTCGATCGGTCCCGCCTCGTACTCGAGCGCGAACGTTCCCTTGAAGCCGCCGGCGAGCATGATCCGCACCGATCGCTGCACGTCGTTCTTGTCGCCCCAGCGATCCCAGTACTTCGCGTGGACGTTCGAGATCGTGTAGGGCAGGACAGCCTTGAGGCCGTTGAAGAGCATGTACTCGTGCTCCCAGTTGCAGAAGTCGGGCGTGACGGCGCAGTACGGGTGGTTGATCGTGTCGACCATGATGCGCAGGTTCATCGGGTCGGCGGCCAGTCCCCAGTGGTTCTCGAACGTCACCGCGATGCCGAGCTTGCCTCCGAAGTCGGCCATCTCCTTGTACGACTCGATCGCCGCTTCCATCAGCGGGATGATGTCGATGTTGCGCGGGTAGCCGTCGCCGGCGCGGGGAATCGCGTTGGGCCGGATGGACGGCCCCAAGGCCTGCGGCGAGTTCATCCGCATCGACACCGGGCCGAGCACCTTGCAGCCTTCCAGCCAGCGCTTGGCCATCGCGACGCCCGCCTTGCGGCGCGCGTCGGCTTCGGGCGAACCGTAGTCGGCCAGCGCGAACGGCGCGTTGTTCGAGACGTGCTGCACCTTCGTGCCGGTCTTCACGAGGACGTTGGCGAGCTCGTCGAGCCACTTGCGCCCCGACGGGCTCATCGGGTCGAAGCCCGCGCCGCCGCCACCGCCCTGTTGCGCGGTGATGAACTGGCTGTCGTCGGTGACGTCGCCGAAGAGGCCCGAGAAGAGGTCCATCTTCGTCACGCCGGGGAAGTTGTCTTTCGTCCACTGCGGGAAGTCGAGCATCGTGATCTCGCCGTACTTCCGCTTCATCTCGGCGGTCGGCGTCTGATCGCGATTGGCCGGCATCGGCGGGATCGGGTTGGCGGCCTGGTTCGCCGAGTCGGCCGGCGGCGCTGCGCCGGCACCCGCGGCCCGGCCGCGTCCTCCGGCCGGCGCGCCCGCGGCTCCTGCGGCGCCGCGCCCGGCTCCCGCCGCCCCGCCGCGGCCGGCACCGCCCGCCGCCCCACCGCGACCAGCCTGCGCGCGCGTCTTGAACAGGCTGCGGATGGGCCACGTGCAGCCGGCCATGCGGTCGAACCGCGCCTGTTCGGAGAAACGCTGCGCGAGGGCGCGCTCTCGAGGCGTCATCATCACGCCGGCCGCAGTGAGGCCTGCGCCGGCGGTCTTGAAGAAATCACGTCGATCGACTCTGCGGCTGTCGTCGCGATCCATGGTCGGCTCCTGTGGGACGAGCCGACATTGTCCGTCGCGCGGGCGCCGGGGTCAATCGCGACCCGCGCGCTAGAATGGGAAGCCATGGCGCGCCCGCCGTTCACGATCGGCGTGATCCAGGATCACGCCACCGCCGACCTCGCGGCCAACGAGGCGCGCGCCGAGCGGCTGATCCGCCAGGCCGCGGCCCAGGGCGCGCAGGTCGTGTGCCTCAAGGAGCTGTTCAACGCGCCCTACTTCTGCAAGGCGGAAGAGACAGACCGCTTCGATCTCGCGGAGCCGATCCCTGGACCCACCACCGCGAAGATGCAGGCGATCGCCCGGGAGCTGGCGATCGTGCTCGTCGTGCCGCTCTTCGAACGGGAGGCTGCGGGCGTGTACCGCAACTCGGCCGCCGTGATCGATGCGGACGGGCAGCTGCTCGGGACGTACCGGAAGATGCACATCCCGGACGATCCGCTCTACTACGAGAAGTTCTACTTCACGCCCGGCGATACGCCGCCGTCCGGCGCGCCGGCCGACGAGGCCGCCGGCGCGGGGTTCCGCGTGTGGCGTACACGCTACGCGACGATCGGCGTGCTGATCTGCTGGGACCAGTGGTATCCGGAAGCCGCGCGCATCACGTCGCTGCTCGGCGCCGACGTGCTCTTCTACCCGACGGCGATCGGCTGGCATCCGGCGGAGAGGGACGAGGCCGGGGCGGCGCAGCTCGACAGTTGGCGCACCATCCAGCGATCGCACGCCATCGCCAACGGCGTCTACGTCGCGGCGGCGAACCGCGTCGGACACGAGAGCGAGCCCGGCACCGACGGCATCACGTTCTTCGGCCACTCGTTCGTGGCCGATCCGGCCGGACGGATCGTCGCGTCGGCCGGCGAGGACGAGGCGGTGCTGATCGCGACCTGCGATCCGGCGATCGCCGAGCGGCAGCGGCGCCACTGGCCCTTCCTGCGCGATCGCCGCATCGACGCCTACGCACCGATCCTCCGGAGATACCTCGGCGCATGACTCGTCCCGTTCCCCCGCTCCGCATGCCGGCGGAGTGGGAACCGCACCGGGCCACGTGGGTGGCCTGGCCGCACCACGAGCCCGACTGGCCGGGCAAGCTGGCCGCCATTCCCTGGGTCTACACCGAGATCGTGCGCGTGCTCTCACGGCACGAGATCGTCGAGGTCCTCTGCGCAGCGGAGGCCGTCGCGGCCGATGCGCGCGCGTGTCTGGCCGCGCATGCGGTCGACCCCGCGCACGTCCGCCTGCACGTCGTGCCGACGGATCGCGTGTGGCTGCGCGACAGCGCGCCGACCGGCGTGCTGACGCCATCTGGCGACGTCGTGCTCGTGAACTGGGCGTTCAACGGCTGGGCCAAGTACGACAACTGGCGGCTCGATCAGCAGGTGGGCGCCGCGGTCGAGCGGATCACCGGCCTGCCGCGCGTCGAGCCGTGCCGATCCGGAGGCGAACGTCTCGTGCTCGAAGGCGGCGGAATCGAGGTGAACGGCGACGGCCTGCTGCTCGTCACCGAGGAGTGGCTGCTGAGCGACGTCCAGGTGCGCAATCCCGGTCTCGCGCGCGAGGACTACGAGCGGCTCTTCGCCGAGTGGCTCGGGATTCGGCGCACGATCTGGCTCGGCGAGGGCTGCCTCGGCGACGACACGCACGGGCACGTCGACGACGTGGCGCGCTTCGTGTCGCGCGACACGGTGGTGGTCGCCGTCGAGCGCGATGCCGCGGATCCCAATCACGCCCGATCCCTCGACAACCTGCGCCGCCTCGAGCTCGCCGGCCGCGATCCGCTCGTCGGCCCGTTGCGCATCGTCGAACTGCCGTATCCGGCGCCGATGTTCATGTACACCGAGCGCCTGCCGGCCAGCTACGCGAACTTCTACGTCGCCAACGGCGTCGTGATGGTGCCGACCTTCAACGATCCGAACGATCGCGTGGCGCTGCAGACGCTCGCCGATCTGTTCGCCGATCGGCAGGTTGTCGGGATCCACGCGTCGGATCTCGTCTGGGGACAGGGGACGCTGCACTGTCTGACGCAGCAGGAGCCGGCGCGCCGTGCCGATGCTCGATCCTGACGAGACCGAGTTCGTCGTCCAGTGTCCGTACTGCGGCGAGCGGGTCACCGTCTATCTCGAGCCCGACGTGATGGGCACGCTCGTCCATGACTGCGAGGTCTGTTGCCGGCCGTGGCGGATGGACGTGACGCGCGACGCCGAGTACCGGTACGTCGACGTGAGCCGCGGCGACGGCTCCGAGTGAGAGCCGCGGCGACGGCTCGGAGTGAAAAGACCGGCGCGCCGCCGCCAAGAGCGGGCGCCGTGCGCGCGCCGCTCGACACGGCCGCCATCTTCCGTCCTCGTCGGATGACGCGGCATCCGCCGGCGGTGCCGCCCGGCGGCGACAGCCGTCCCGCGATCGCGTCGCGACCTCGTACGAGCGCTGGCACGCTCGTTGATCCTCGGTGAAGCGTCCCTCCCGATCACCGAGGTTCGTCATGACACGCATCAATCAGGGTTTGTCGTTCGCCGTTGTCGCGGCCGTGGCCGCAATCGTGGGTGGGGTCTCCGTGTCGTCGCGCCACGCGTTTTCTGCAACGCCGCGCGCCGCGGACGTCGCGGTCTCGTGCGGCGCAGGGCATCGCGCCGAGGTGCGGCAGTCGCTTGCGGACGGTACGCCGCGCGTGGCGCTCGAGTGCGTGCCCGAGCCGGCCGCGCCTGCCGTGTACGCCGCCGCGAGCGCGCCGGCTGCGGCGGCACGCGCCGTTCGCGTGGCCGAACCTCTCATCGATCCGCCGTCAGGCCTGAGCCGCGTCTCGTCGCACGAGCTCGCCTCCGCGCGCCCCATCTCGCAGCGCCGCACGGCCGTGCGGGCGCCTCAGCGGACGTCATGGCAGAAGCGGGCGCTCGTGATCGGCGGTTCGGCCGGCGCGGGCGCGGGCATCGGCGCTCTGGCCGGGGGCAAGAAGGGCGCGCTCATCGGCGCGGCGATTGGTGGCGGTGGTGCGGCGATCGTCGACGCGCTCAGGAGACGCGACTGACGCGCCGCCGTTACGCGTGTGCGGGCGGCCTGTCTTCAGGCCGCCCGTGCGGCCTTCCGTGCGCCGTTCAGCGACGGCAACCGCGCGGCGCGGCGGAGCAGGGCAACGAGCCGCGCTTCGGCCGCGTGCAGGTTGCCGGCCGAGCCGTTCGCGGCCACGGCCGCGACGCTGCCGATCGTGAGGCCTCGCGCGTACGCGTCGAAGACGGCAGGGTGGACATAGCACTTGCGACAGACGGCGCGCGTGTTGCCGAGCACGCCCGCGACCTTGTCCACGGCCGCCACGACGTGGCGCGCGGCGGCGGCCGCGGTCGGCGCCACGCCGATCGCATCGAGAGCAGAGGCGGCAACGAGCGTCCCCGTCCACGTCCGGAAGTCCTTGGCCGTGAAGCCGTCGCCCGCGATGTGCCGCAAGTACGCATTCACATCCGACGACGAGAGCGTCCGGATGGCGTGCCGATCGTCGAGGTACTGGAACAGCGTCTGGCCCGGCAGATCCTGACACCGGCGCACGATGCCCGCGAGCCGCGCATCTTCGACGTCGATCGTCTGGAGCACCCCGCTCTTCGCGCGGAATCGGAAGCGCATCCGCCGGCCGCGGATGCGCACGTGCGCGTCGCGCAGCGTCGTGAGGCCGTGCGATCCGTTGGCTCGCGCGTACTCCGCGTTGCCGATTCGCATGGAGGTGCGCTCCAGCAGGCTGACGACCGTCGCGAGCACCTGATCGCGCGAGAGCGGCGTGCGGCGGATGTCGCGCGCGATGCGGCGCCGGATCGCGGGCAGCGCACGCGAGAATGCGAGCAGCCGCTCGTACTTGGTCGAGTCGCGGATGGCCGTCCACGACGAGTGATATCGATACTGCTTTCGTCCGGCGGCGTCGCGGCCTGTCGCCTGCAGGTGCGCCTGCGGATCGAGGGCGATCCAGACGCCGGTCCACGCGGGCGGGACCACGAGCCCGCGGATGCGTTCGAGCGTCGCGGCGTCTCGCACGAGCCGTCCGTCGGGCCGCCGGTAGACGAACTGCTGGCCTCGCCGTTCCCGCGCGAGTCCTGGTTCGTTGTCGGTGGCGTAGTGCAGGCCGGCGGCTCGCGCGCTGTCGACGGCACGACGAACGTCCATGTGATCGCGGTTGAGCAAACCACGTGCCGGCCGCCGCACCTGCTGAAGCCAGAGCGTGTCGCCGCGTGCCCAGCGCCCCGTGCGCTCGCGGGAGTGAGGCCGCGCCTGGGCAATGTTGGCAACGCGGCAACCCGCGACGGCGAGATCCTGCCCGTCGTCATCATCGCCATCGCGCGAGGCGTTCGTTGGAGTGCGAGCTGCGGTCGTCGATGATGCCAGTGGCGGTGTTGAGGATCAGACTCG
This Acidobacteriota bacterium DNA region includes the following protein-coding sequences:
- a CDS encoding DNA topoisomerase IB, with the translated sequence MDVRRAVDSARAAGLHYATDNEPGLARERRGQQFVYRRPDGRLVRDAATLERIRGLVVPPAWTGVWIALDPQAHLQATGRDAAGRKQYRYHSSWTAIRDSTKYERLLAFSRALPAIRRRIARDIRRTPLSRDQVLATVVSLLERTSMRIGNAEYARANGSHGLTTLRDAHVRIRGRRMRFRFRAKSGVLQTIDVEDARLAGIVRRCQDLPGQTLFQYLDDRHAIRTLSSSDVNAYLRHIAGDGFTAKDFRTWTGTLVAASALDAIGVAPTAAAAARHVVAAVDKVAGVLGNTRAVCRKCYVHPAVFDAYARGLTIGSVAAVAANGSAGNLHAAEARLVALLRRAARLPSLNGARKAARAA
- a CDS encoding carbon-nitrogen hydrolase, which encodes MARPPFTIGVIQDHATADLAANEARAERLIRQAAAQGAQVVCLKELFNAPYFCKAEETDRFDLAEPIPGPTTAKMQAIARELAIVLVVPLFEREAAGVYRNSAAVIDADGQLLGTYRKMHIPDDPLYYEKFYFTPGDTPPSGAPADEAAGAGFRVWRTRYATIGVLICWDQWYPEAARITSLLGADVLFYPTAIGWHPAERDEAGAAQLDSWRTIQRSHAIANGVYVAAANRVGHESEPGTDGITFFGHSFVADPAGRIVASAGEDEAVLIATCDPAIAERQRRHWPFLRDRRIDAYAPILRRYLGA
- a CDS encoding TIM barrel protein; this translates as MAGCTWPIRSLFKTRAQAGRGGAAGGAGRGGAAGAGRGAAGAAGAPAGGRGRAAGAGAAPPADSANQAANPIPPMPANRDQTPTAEMKRKYGEITMLDFPQWTKDNFPGVTKMDLFSGLFGDVTDDSQFITAQQGGGGGAGFDPMSPSGRKWLDELANVLVKTGTKVQHVSNNAPFALADYGSPEADARRKAGVAMAKRWLEGCKVLGPVSMRMNSPQALGPSIRPNAIPRAGDGYPRNIDIIPLMEAAIESYKEMADFGGKLGIAVTFENHWGLAADPMNLRIMVDTINHPYCAVTPDFCNWEHEYMLFNGLKAVLPYTISNVHAKYWDRWGDKNDVQRSVRIMLAGGFKGTFALEYEAGPIDNVAGAKYLYKEVLAALTTADV
- a CDS encoding agmatine deiminase family protein produces the protein MTRPVPPLRMPAEWEPHRATWVAWPHHEPDWPGKLAAIPWVYTEIVRVLSRHEIVEVLCAAEAVAADARACLAAHAVDPAHVRLHVVPTDRVWLRDSAPTGVLTPSGDVVLVNWAFNGWAKYDNWRLDQQVGAAVERITGLPRVEPCRSGGERLVLEGGGIEVNGDGLLLVTEEWLLSDVQVRNPGLAREDYERLFAEWLGIRRTIWLGEGCLGDDTHGHVDDVARFVSRDTVVVAVERDAADPNHARSLDNLRRLELAGRDPLVGPLRIVELPYPAPMFMYTERLPASYANFYVANGVVMVPTFNDPNDRVALQTLADLFADRQVVGIHASDLVWGQGTLHCLTQQEPARRADARS
- a CDS encoding CPXCG motif-containing cysteine-rich protein, giving the protein MLDPDETEFVVQCPYCGERVTVYLEPDVMGTLVHDCEVCCRPWRMDVTRDAEYRYVDVSRGDGSE